DNA from Aggregatimonas sangjinii:
GGCTGAAGTGATGCTAAGTTTGTACCGTACTAATTTATTAATCACCCTACCTTTTTTTACTAGGGATAAAAGTAAGAGTTATGAAAAAAGTAATCAGAACAATCGCAGCAGCAGCACTACTATTCGCAACCACTACGGTAATGGCAAAAGAGCCAACATTGGAAACCGTTGGAAACTCTAAAAGTATCATTTTAGAATGGAATGCCCATTTATCGGATGCTTCGTTAAAAATATATGACGCCAACGGAATAATCATACATTCAGATAATTTAAAAAACGCGGATGAATATGCCAAAAGATTTGATTTGACTCCACTTGTGGAAGGGGCATACTTTCTAAAAATCGAAAATAGGGCAAAAGAGTTGGTGTATTCGCTCAGTGTGAACAAGAATAATATCACGATTCTCGGGATGGCCGAAAATTTTAAACCGGGTTACAGAGAGAAGGAGGGGCGTGTTTATCTGAATTTCTTAAACCGTGATTTGAAAAAAGTCGAAGTAAGCGTTACCGATTCCTTGGGTAATGTCCTTTTTAAAGAAGTTTTTAACGATAAATTGGTAGTTGAAAAGGCTTTTAACTTTAAGGGGGCTTACGAAGGTGATTACACCATAGCCGTAAATGATGGAACGAAGACGTTTTACGAAACAGTATCGATAAAATAGTTTAAGTTGAGTTGAGCGTAACCCCAAAGATTCTGCCCACTACGGCAATCTAGATTCTTTGGGGTTTCTTTTTTGTCTAATACCGAAGATACCAAAAGGCCCAGAGCATGAGACCGAATTGTAACGGGATTCGGGATACCAGCATCCATTTTGAAAGACCCATCGAAGCTCTTTCGTCAAAAAGCATATGAAAGTGAACCGGTAAAAAGAAGGTGAGCATGGCTATGATGCAATAAATGGCAAGATTTTTAGTCACCGCAAAACACAGGGCAATCCCAAGAACGATTTCCAGAATTCCGCTTATCGTCACCAAAAACTTGTGGCCGGGCAGATAGCTAGGCAGGATACGCATATACATTTTCGGCCTTACGAAGTGCATAATACCAGCACCTATGTAGACTAGAGCCATGAGATAAAGATGCCAAGGATAGTTCATTTAAGCAATTTTTTAAGGCGTTCGCGCTTGTACTCGGGGACTGAGGAGTTACTTAAAATCAGTTTTAGCAGCTCTTTATCTTTCTTCCGCTGAAAGAGAAAATCGTAAAATTGTTTTACGGTCAACGGGTTGTCGGATTGTTTTTGCAATTGCATTCGATCACCTGTGCTGACGGTACCCTCTTTCAAAATACGCACATAGGTACCTGGAAAACCATGGTCTATGAACCGCTTCAAGATCGCTTGATCATTAAAGCGGACCCCAAGCTTGTAGCATGGTTCGCGGGGTTGCGAAACTTGTACCAGTGCCGACCCTATTTTATAAGTATCGCCAATTCGCAGCTCGGACTCATCCAAACCGCTAACGGTGAGGTTCTCTCCGAACATTCCCCAATTCCATTTCAAGTGGGGATATAATTTTTTCCAATAGGGGTATTGTTCCGCTGAAAAAAGATAACAGGCCTTGTTGGTGCCAGCGTGATGCTTTCGATCTATAACAGTATCATTTTTAACATCGGTTTGACCAAGAAAGATGCTTTCCGCAACAGGATATTTGAATATGCCCGTCTGTTCCTTTTTTCCGTTCCAGACAAAGGATGTGGGTTTGCTGAGGTTGGTCGATAGTATTTGCATACCCTAAAGATAGAAAACAGTATGCTACCAACATAAAGTCAATAATTTTTGATACGGAGAACTCAAGACGGGTTCACATTATTGCTGAATGTCTCGCTTTTCTGAATCGGTAAAATTCGAAAGGTTTTTATATTCCGTTATTATAGCCTTTATGGTAGTGGGGCCAATATTTTGTAAGTCACGTATAACAGCGAGACCATTGACTTTCCAAATTGAAATATCACCTTTCTTTACTCTTAGCAGGGTAATCTGACCATTGCCATTTCGGGAAATGACCATGCCCTCTGCCAAACAGGTTGCCGAATACGTGTATTTTTGCTTTATAAAAGGTATTCGTTCAAATGGGGACAACACCAATTCCGAAACTTTTAGAGCATCATTTTCAAAAAGACAGGTGCCCAAACTGTCACTGATATTCTTTTGCTGCAACTCGGCTAATTTGTCTTCGCTCCAAGATTCGAAATTCCCTTTCGGGCTCAACTCGGTATATTCCATATAATTTCTTTAAGATTTCTCTGGTTCAAAACAAGCCAGTTTGACCGATGTGGGGTACGGTCTAATTTGAACAAAAAAGTCGTATTTAATGAACGTCGGGAAACATCCTCAAACTGATGTAGCACAAAAAAACGACAGGGGAAGTGAAGGATTGATATTTTTTTCTTACAAATATTGTTGATTTATCTTGGTAAACAAAATTTTATTTTAATAATAGGTAGCAGCAAACGATTTATGGGCGAAATCTATAGTGCGATACTGTGAAATTTAGGAAAACCGTGCAAATTCTTTTAGGAGCCGTGGGTTTCTTTGTATTTGGCGGGAAGTAGTTGCGGTGAATATTTCAAATCCGGTGTAGAACGCTTTTTTACTACGAAAAGCTGCTCCGGTACCCCTACATTCCATACTATGTCGATGTAGTACTTGGTATTTTTGTTGATTTACGGCCTTTTCGGTACGAAGGCGATTGATATAACAATGGGAGTTTGATTTGTGAACTGTGTTGCTAGTGCCGGAGATATTTCTATCGAGAATTTCAAGCTTTTAAAACAGGTCGCTGATAATACACTCATTAAGTGAAATGGCCCTTTAATTCTTGCTGAAAATATCAATTTATAGTTTGTGCTTTCGACAACATTCGTGGATTGCGGATAGGAAATGATGCTTAAGACCACTGGATGAGGTAGTAGTTTTAATCATAATTCTTCAATAATCGAAAGACTTTTGTAACCCTACGCTGCAATAATTCTAAGTTTTTGATTGGAAAGTGCAATCGATATGTGAGGACAAGCAAAAAATAGCTCTGAAATAAGAACAGGGATGCTTATTCATATTATTCGTCGCAATTTTTAGTGATATAAATGGTACAGAAAGATATGAGTAGGAGAACGGGAAACATCAGGAAATCATATCGAGCGATATCTGATAAATTTGCTGGAGTTCATTAACATTTTGATTTCCAAAATGTAACAATTGACCATTTTCCCCCTATTTTGAACCAATCTTTTTCCGTTTCTATCAAGAGGTGAATGGCAATACAAATCATGATTATTTCATATAGTACGGAGTTCGTTTCATGAGGTAGTTCAAGGCCGTAATATAATTATTCCGTGTGGTAGCCAAGAACGGACGTCTGGTCACATCAACGACCTTCTTGCCATCTTTATCATATATTCTAAAGAGCACCTTGGTATCGAACTCGTCTGTAGAGGTAGTGTAGTCGCTTGAATACACCTTACCTTTTTTCTTTTTTGAATCTACTTTTACCGTGGTCGAACCGTAGGAGTTTGAGGTAGTGCTACGGTAGTCAACGGTTATTTTTCCGCTTACCAAGACGCCCACCCCCAGTATTTCGGCAATTTCACTCATTTCAAAATCCTGATACTGTTCCGGGTCGGTAATGCCGGCTGCACGCAACCTACGCTGTGTAGTCTCGGGATTTTGATAGTCAATAGTATTACGTTCTGGTTTGCGCATGAGGTTTTGGTAATAAAACTCCTGTGCCTCTATGCCTTCCTGCTTGGCAACCTCACCATCGAATACGAATGCAAAAGGAAGAACGGCCCCGAGCTTCTCGTTCATCGGGGGATATTCGTATTCCGTACTTTGTAAGGTTGTATCGGAAGCCGAAAAAACCTGCTCACGTCCGTTTTGAAAGACTATTTTTGCGATTTCGGTTTTTTCGATGACATTCTCGAGCGTTTCGCCCGAAAAAGAATAGGTGATCGTATTGGGTTCAACTTTTTTGATGGTCACCTCATTGGATGTCCCCATTGGTTAAAAACAATTTGTCTTGTGCGTACAGAGGGGAACCGGCTATTAGAAATAGCCCCAAAATAAGAAAGTAACATTTCATGGGATACATGTTTTTTTAATAGTCCTAAGCTAACACACGCATTTTAGTTTTAAAATACCTGATTTCCAGTATTTTTTAAGACTTACACGAATTTTTTTAGGAATCGGGGCAGGTATCTCCAATCCGTCCAGAAATTATGGCCATGACCTATTGGGGCTTAAAGGGTATTGCTTAAATAAAAACCGCTCCAACAAAGTAGAGCGGTTACTATAGCTATAGTTAATGGTTACTTGATTACACAAGTAGGTGAAAGATACAATCACTTTTGAGATTAGACCATACCTGAAAACCAGTAGTTTTAGCTGATAATGGGGTTGAATGCATATGGGTTTCTATATTTCCAGGGGCGGACAAGCTGAACTGGGCTTTGTTTAGCGGCTAGTTCCATTAAAAAAACCGCTTTAGTCAGAAAACTAAGAGCGGTTTTGAAGTTGATATCGCCAAGTGAAAGCTATAGATAAGGTCTACTTCACCATTTCGTAACTACGTTTGATGAATTTGGTCAATTCCTCACCTTTAAGCAGCCCTTTTGACAGTCGCGCCAGATCTAACGATTGGTTGATCAATCGCTCTTTCTTTTTGGCGGTCTTGGTATTCAGGATTTCGTTCACCAATTCGTGATTGGTGTTGACGACAAGATTGTACATTTCGGGCATATTTCCCATCCCGAACATGCCCCCGCCACCGGTTTGTTGCATTTCTTTCATCCGGCGCATAAATTCCGGTTCAGTAATGATAAAGGGCGACGCATCGCTATCCATGGCTTCCAATTGTACGGTATAGCTTTTATTTGTAATGGTTTCCTCTAAGTCTGTCTTTAGCTTTTCCTTTTCTTCGTCGGATAGTTTAGAGATGACCGTATCCTCTTTTTTAATAAGATTATCAATATGGTCGGCATCTACGCGAACGAATGAAACCTTCTCTTTTGAAGTTTCCAACTTTTGCATGAGATGCGAAATAATAGGGGAGTCCATCAGCAATACCTCATAACCTTTGGCCTTGGCGGCTTCGATATAACTATGCTGCGCCTCTTTATCGGATGCATACAGCAGTACCAGCTTTTCGTCTTTGTCGGTCTGCGTGTTCTTCGTTTTTTCATGAAGTTCCTCAAAAGTGTAAAAACTACCATCAACGGTAGGGTAGAGGGCGAACTTATCGGCTTTCTCAAAGAACTTCTCCTCGGACAACATTCCGTACTCGATTACAATTTTTATATCGTTCCATTTCGCTTCAAAATCTTCCCTATTGTTTTTGAAAAGGGAATTTAACTTATCGGCAACCTTTCTGGTGATATAGGACGATATTTTTTTCACCGCCCCGTCTGCCTGCAAATACGAACGCGAAACGTTCAATGGAATATCAGGAGAATCGATTACTCCTCGGAGCATCGTTAAAAATTCCGGTACGATACCTTCTACATTATCCGTAACGAATACTTGATTTTGATAGAGTTGAATCCTATCTTTCTGAATGTTCAGGTCCTGTGTCATTTTTGGGAAATACAGAATCCCTGTCAGGTTAAAAGGATAATCTACATTCAAGTGAATATGGAATAACGGCTCCTCGAACTGCATGGGGTAGAGCTCTCGGTAAAACCCTTTATAATCCTCGTCGTTGAGGTCGGCAGGCTGTTTAGTCCAAGCAGGCTCGGGATTGTTCACGATATTGTCTACCTCTTGCGTGGGTGCAGGATCGTCTTCTTTCGCATCTTCCGGTTTGGGCAAGGTTTCCGTACGCATACCGAATTTAATCGGTATCGGCATGAACTTATTGTATTTGTTCAAAAGTTCGGTAATGCGGTTATCTTCCAAAAATTCGGTGGAATCGTCGGCGATATGCAGAATGATTTCTGTGCCTCTATCGGTCTTCTTGGCTTTTTTCAGGTCGAAATTCGGCGAACCGTCACATGACCAATGAACCGCTGGGGCGTCGGTGTAACTTTTTGAAATAATCTCGACCTTGTCGGCTACCATAAAGGCGGAATAGAATCCTAGGCCAAAGTGACCTATGATACCAGTATCCTTGGCACCATCTTCATATTTGTTCAAAAACTCTTCGGCGCCCGAAAAAGCGACTTGATTGATGTATTTTTTTACTTCTTCCTCGGTCATTCCGATACCCTGGTCGATAATATGAAGTTTCTTTCCTTTCTTATCTACCTTGATTTCTATGATAGGGTTGCCGTATTCGACTTTTGCCTCCCCAATAGCTGCCAAATGCTTCAGTTTTAGCGTTGCATCAGTGGCATTCGAAATAAGTTCCCTGAGGAAAATCTCATGGTCGCTGTACAGAAATTTTTTAATCAGCGGAAAAATATTTTCTACCGATACGTTGATTTTACCTTTTGACATAAATGTTGATTTTATTTTTTAGTTCCGCCGCTATTGCAGTAGCGAAAATAGTTTTGATGATAGCCTTCTAGACTATAGCGATGATTCCGTTCCAATTTTTTCAATCCGAAAACGGAGTGCCTGCGCGATTCTACAGTAGTCAAAAAAAATACCATTCTAGGATTGAATGACAAACTGACACTTTAAATACGGACATATTGAATAATATGGCCCCATGGCAGTAGGATAATACCGCCGTAGCGATTGTAAAATAAGGCAGTTTAAAAGTTTAACAAATTATTTTGTTTAATTTTTGCATGAAAAGGTTAAACGTTATGTATCTTTGAGTAATCAATGAGAAAATTGCTATGAAAAAGATTTTACATTGATTATTTATTGGTTAGGTTGTTTGAAAACGTGTCTCCCCCCGGGGGCACGTTTTTGTTAAATGGATAGTTTGGCAATCACTTAACAAAAGCCCAAGTCATTTACGCCTAACTTTATACTTCAAAATAGTTTCATTATGGCAACTAAAACGAAATCTAAAAAAATCACTGATAACCAGATTATAGAAATGTATATGGATTATGTTTTGGAGCATGAGGTTGTTCCTAAATCCATATATAAATTCTGCAAAACGAACGCGATCGAAGAAGCTGATTTTTATAAATACTTCGGCTCGGTAGTTGGAATTCAAAAGGCAATTTGGACAAAGTTTTTTACCAGTACGATTGGTTTGATGCATAAAAATAAGGAGTATGACGAATTTTCCAACAAGGAGAAGATGCTTACTTTCTTCTACACCTTTTTTGAAATGCTTACCTTAAATCGCAGTTATGTATTGTTCGCCCTAAATCAGGAACAGGGCATGATGAAAAATCTTGCACAACTTAAAGGACTACGTAGACACATCAAGGCCTTCGCTGCAGATCTCATTGAAGATGGGAACGTAGACAAATCCTTTAAAATCACAAAACACAACCCACGACTTTTTTCAGAAGGCGCATGGTTAGAGTTCATGTTCGTTCTTAAATTTTGGATGGACGATGATTCCGCCGGTTTCGAAAAGACCGATATGGTAATCGAAAAATCAATTACGACAATTTTCGATGTCTTTGACAATACCCCGCTTGATAATATCATCGATTTGGGAAAATTCCTGTTTAAGGAAAAGATGGCTTAAGGTCAACCGAATATAGTATACTCCTACACGAATTATATGAAGACCCTCGATAAAATACCCACGGGAAAAATAGAACGCGCAAGTCAGTTGGTCAAAACCGGGGTTAAAATCAGTGGCAACTACGTAAAATACTATGGCAAAAAGCTGGTAAATCCAGAACTTTCACGTGAGGGGTTGGATGAAGACAATGCCGAGGATATCTACGATGGCTTAAAAAGTCTTAAGGGAAGTGCCCTTAAAGTCGCCCAGATGTTGAGCATGGAAAAAAACCTATTGCCCAACGCCTATGTCGAGAAGTTTTCACTTTCCCAGTTTTCAGTTCCACCTTTATCCGCGCCCTTAGTCCGAAAAACGTTCAAAAAGTATTTGGGTAAGTTTCCGGAAGAGATTTTTGACACCTTCGAACGGGATTCGATAAATGCCGCAAGTATCGGTCAGGTACACAAAGCCACCAAAGACGGGAAAAATCTTGCCGTGAAGATTCAATATCCTGGGGTAGCGAAAAGCATTAGCAGCGATTTGGCTTTAGTGAAACCGATTGCGCTTCGTATGTTCAACATAAAAGGTAAGGACGCCGATAAATATTTCAAGGAAGTTGAAGGCAAACTCATCGAGGAAACCGATTACCTTTTAGAGATACAGCAAAGCAAGGAAATTACCGAAGCCTGCACCCAAATCGAAAATTTAGAGTTCCCGAAATACTACGAGCAGCTTTCCAGTGAAAAAATAATCACGATGGACTGGATGCATGGTCTGCATCTTAGTGAATTCGCAAAGACTGATTTTAGCGCGGAATTAGGGAACAAATTGGGTCAGACACTTTGGGATTTTTATATGTATCAAATTCACGGTTTACGAAAGGTACATGCCGACCCACACCCGGGAAATTTCTTGGTCAGCGATCGAGAAACATTGATTGCCATCGATTTTGGATGCATTAAGGAAGTGCCTGATGAATTCTACATTCCTTATTTTGAATTGGCCAATAAAGAAACGATCTCCAACGATGAGCTCTTCACCCAAAAGCTTTATGAGCTTGATATCTTAATTGAAACGGACACTTCCAAGGAGTTGAAATTCTTCAAAGCACTTTTTAAGGAAATGCTTACCCTATTTACAGCCCCCTTTAATGAGGAACAGTTCGATTTTGGGAAAGACGATTTCTGGGTACAAATCGCCGAGCTCAGTGAGCGTTTCTCAAAAGATACCGAATTGCGTAAAATGAACGGGAACAGAGGGTCGAAGCATTTTTTATATATGAACCGTACCTTTTTTGGATTGTATAATCTGCTGCACGACCTGAAGGCCCAAGTGAAGGTGAACAATTTTGAAAAATATCTGAATTAATCCTTCCCGATGGTCTCTTTGTCCAAATCCAAGGGCATTCCTTCTTGTTTTACGTATTTGTTCAACCACTGATCTTGCTCCCACAAGAGGTGCAAGATACTCTCTTTTGCCCGGTATCCGTGGCTTTCCTTGGGTAGCATTACCAATCGTACGGTTGCCCCCAATCCTTTTAAGGCATTGAAATAGCGCTCACTCTGCATCGGGTAGGTACCCGAATTATTGTCGGCCTCACCATGAACGAGCAAAAGGGGTGTTTTCATTTTGTCGGC
Protein-coding regions in this window:
- a CDS encoding MOSC domain-containing protein, producing the protein MQILSTNLSKPTSFVWNGKKEQTGIFKYPVAESIFLGQTDVKNDTVIDRKHHAGTNKACYLFSAEQYPYWKKLYPHLKWNWGMFGENLTVSGLDESELRIGDTYKIGSALVQVSQPREPCYKLGVRFNDQAILKRFIDHGFPGTYVRILKEGTVSTGDRMQLQKQSDNPLTVKQFYDFLFQRKKDKELLKLILSNSSVPEYKRERLKKLLK
- the htpG gene encoding molecular chaperone HtpG, with amino-acid sequence MSKGKINVSVENIFPLIKKFLYSDHEIFLRELISNATDATLKLKHLAAIGEAKVEYGNPIIEIKVDKKGKKLHIIDQGIGMTEEEVKKYINQVAFSGAEEFLNKYEDGAKDTGIIGHFGLGFYSAFMVADKVEIISKSYTDAPAVHWSCDGSPNFDLKKAKKTDRGTEIILHIADDSTEFLEDNRITELLNKYNKFMPIPIKFGMRTETLPKPEDAKEDDPAPTQEVDNIVNNPEPAWTKQPADLNDEDYKGFYRELYPMQFEEPLFHIHLNVDYPFNLTGILYFPKMTQDLNIQKDRIQLYQNQVFVTDNVEGIVPEFLTMLRGVIDSPDIPLNVSRSYLQADGAVKKISSYITRKVADKLNSLFKNNREDFEAKWNDIKIVIEYGMLSEEKFFEKADKFALYPTVDGSFYTFEELHEKTKNTQTDKDEKLVLLYASDKEAQHSYIEAAKAKGYEVLLMDSPIISHLMQKLETSKEKVSFVRVDADHIDNLIKKEDTVISKLSDEEKEKLKTDLEETITNKSYTVQLEAMDSDASPFIITEPEFMRRMKEMQQTGGGGMFGMGNMPEMYNLVVNTNHELVNEILNTKTAKKKERLINQSLDLARLSKGLLKGEELTKFIKRSYEMVK
- a CDS encoding TetR family transcriptional regulator C-terminal domain-containing protein produces the protein MATKTKSKKITDNQIIEMYMDYVLEHEVVPKSIYKFCKTNAIEEADFYKYFGSVVGIQKAIWTKFFTSTIGLMHKNKEYDEFSNKEKMLTFFYTFFEMLTLNRSYVLFALNQEQGMMKNLAQLKGLRRHIKAFAADLIEDGNVDKSFKITKHNPRLFSEGAWLEFMFVLKFWMDDDSAGFEKTDMVIEKSITTIFDVFDNTPLDNIIDLGKFLFKEKMA
- a CDS encoding ABC1 kinase family protein, with translation MKTLDKIPTGKIERASQLVKTGVKISGNYVKYYGKKLVNPELSREGLDEDNAEDIYDGLKSLKGSALKVAQMLSMEKNLLPNAYVEKFSLSQFSVPPLSAPLVRKTFKKYLGKFPEEIFDTFERDSINAASIGQVHKATKDGKNLAVKIQYPGVAKSISSDLALVKPIALRMFNIKGKDADKYFKEVEGKLIEETDYLLEIQQSKEITEACTQIENLEFPKYYEQLSSEKIITMDWMHGLHLSEFAKTDFSAELGNKLGQTLWDFYMYQIHGLRKVHADPHPGNFLVSDRETLIAIDFGCIKEVPDEFYIPYFELANKETISNDELFTQKLYELDILIETDTSKELKFFKALFKEMLTLFTAPFNEEQFDFGKDDFWVQIAELSERFSKDTELRKMNGNRGSKHFLYMNRTFFGLYNLLHDLKAQVKVNNFEKYLN